From Vigna unguiculata cultivar IT97K-499-35 chromosome 5, ASM411807v1, whole genome shotgun sequence, the proteins below share one genomic window:
- the LOC114185403 gene encoding uncharacterized protein LOC114185403 encodes MKVKKAKRDLHRGEKKKKRNREQNTEVEMHATVEGLEADNEIHVSDAKKEKASINKKRKNKDKSLLRKRKPKGEEVDLEEKSDGVVDNCHSSAEGIQDFGGHRDLDIGAVVKPGRSKKDKKKRKKEVQNSQEKGEGYNNQKEVERKKEVQNSQEKGKGYNNQKEVEVYTISSGDDDCSKGMKKWIVEYHQSRPGLEVLQHQIDDFIIAHEEKLEEERKEKEALAAEGGWTVVVHHKGRKKTTDSETGIAVGSVAQAAVENKMAKKKRNEVGLDFYRFQKREAQRNEIMTLQSKFEEDKKRLQQMRAARKFRPY; translated from the exons ATGAAGGTAAAGAAGGCTAAAAGAGACCTCCATagaggagaaaaaaagaagaaaaggaacaGGGAACAAAATACTGAAGTTGAGATGCATGCTACTGTGGAGGGCCTTGAAG CGGATAATGAAATACATGTTAGTGACGCAAAGAAGGAGAAGGCTTCTATCAACAAAAAAAGGAAGAACAAGGACAAAAGTCTACTTAGGAAACGAAAACCAAAGGGTGAAGAGGTTGATTTGGAAGAGAAAAGTG ATGGAGTAGTAGACAATTGTCATTCTAGTGCTGAGGGGATCCAAGACTTTGGTGGTCATAGAGATTTGGATATTGGGGCTGTTGTCAAACCCG GTAGGTCAaagaaagataagaaaaaaaggaaaaaggaggTTCAAAATTCCCAGGAAAAGGGAGAAGGGTACAACAATCAGAAGGAAGTTGAAAGGAAAAAGGAGGTCCAAAATTCCCAGGAAAAGGGAAAAGGGTACAACAATCAGAAGGAAGTTGAAGTTTATACTATTTCCTCTGGAGATGATGACTGCTCAAAAGGAATGAAAA AATGGATCGTGGAATACCATCAAAGCAGACCAGGATTGGAAGTATTGCAACATCAAATTGATGACTTTATAATTGCTCATGAAGAAAAACTGGAAGAG gaaagaaaggaaaaagaagccCTTGCTGCAGAAGGGGGGTGGACGGTTGTTGTACACCATAAAGGTAGAAAGAAAACTACCGATTCTGAAACTGGAATTGCAGTAGGTTCGGTTGCTCAAGCAGCCGTGGAAAATAAAATGGCCAAAAAGAAACGTAACGAAGTGGGTCTAGATTTCTACAGATTTCAAAAAAGAGAAGCACAGAGAAATG AGATCATGACACTGCAAAGCAAATTTGAGGAGGATAAGAAACGTCTGCAGCAGATGAGGGCTGCGAGGAAATTTAGGCCTTATTAA
- the LOC114184077 gene encoding uncharacterized protein LOC114184077, translating to MAVDLCSENCGVSSSSVSPRISFSHDFSHSDVIPVEQLPFRSNLNSGIDFDFYVSESFELESSSADELFSHGRILPTEVKRKNVPAKQTVQSAPKNNPPLPPPYAAYAPPNTISKKENPKESKCLNDEVYEKQSSKSFWIFKRSSSCGNGHRRSFCPLPLLSRSNSTGSSTPSVKRNNPLSKEGVVNVKPNSQKHSSTRLTHPYVGYYQKPPLSYKNHGSYGSSVRVNPVLNVPPANLFGLASIFSGNRDKSKRQH from the coding sequence ATGGCCGTTGATCTTTGCTCAGAAAACTGCGGAGTTTCTTCCTCTTCCGTCAGTCCAAGAATCTCATTCTCACACGACTTTTCCCACTCTGATGTCATTCCCGTTGAGCAACTCCCTTTCAGATCAAATTTGAATTCcggcattgattttgatttttacgTGAGTGAGAGCTTCGAGCTTGAGTCATCTTCAGCTGATGAACTTTTCTCACACGGGAGGATCCTTCCCACTGAGGTGAAGAGAAAGAACGTTCCTGCAAAGCAAACGGTGCAATCGGCACCGAAGAATAATCCTCCATTGCCTCCTCCTTATGCTGCTTATGCTCCACCTAACACTATCTCAAAGAAAGAGAACCCCAAAGAAAGCAAGTGTTTGAACGATGAAGTGTACGAGAAGCAAAGTTCCAAGTCCTTCTGGATCTTCAAAAGAAGTAGCAGCTGTGGAAATGGACACAGAAGGAGCTTCTGTCCCTTGCCACTTCTATCGAGAAGCAATTCAACTGGGTCATCAACACCGAGTGTTAAGAGGAATAATCCACTCTCAAAGGAGGGTGTTGTGAATGTTAAGCCAAATTCCCAGAAACATTCTTCCACAAGGTTGACTCACCCCTACGTGGGTTATTATCAAAAACCTCCGTTGAGTTACAAGAATCATGGATCCTATGGTAGCAGTGTTAGAGTGAATCCTGTCCTGAATGTTCCTCCTGCAAACCTATTTGGTTTGGCTTCAATCTTCTCCGGCAATAGAGACAAGAGCAAGAGGCAGCATTAG